In Saccopteryx leptura isolate mSacLep1 chromosome 11, mSacLep1_pri_phased_curated, whole genome shotgun sequence, the following proteins share a genomic window:
- the ZBTB14 gene encoding zinc finger and BTB domain-containing protein 14, with product MEFFISMSETIKYNDDDHKTLFLKTLNEQRLEGEFCDIAIVVEDVKFRAHRCVLAACSTYFKKLFKKLEVDSSSVIEIDFLRSDIFEEVLNYMYTAKISVKKEDVNLMMSSGQILGIRFLDKLCTQKRDVSSPDENNGQSKTKYCLKINRPIGDAADTQDDDVEEIGDQDDSPSDDTVEGTPPSQEDGKSPTTTLRVQEAILKELGSEEVRKVNCYGQEVESMETPESKDLGSQTPQALTFNDGMSEVKDEQTPGWTTATSDMKFEYLLYGHHREQIACQACGKTFSDEGRLRKHEKLHTADRPFVCEMCTKGFTTQAHLKEHLKIHTGYKPYSCEVCGKSFIRAPDLKKHERVHSNERPFACHMCDKAFKHKSHLKDHERRHRGEKPFVCGSCTKAFAKASDLKRHENNMHSERKQVTPSAIQSETEQLQAAAMAAEAEQQLETIACS from the exons ATG gaGTTTTTCATCAGTATGTCTGAAACCATTAAATATAATGACGATGATCATAAAACTCTGTTTCTGAAAACACTAAACGAACAACGCCTTGAAGGAGAATTCTGTGATATTGCTATTGTGGTTGAAGATGTGAAATTCAGAGCACACAGGTGTGTTCTTGCTGCCTGCAGCACCtactttaaaaagcttttcaaGAAGCTTGAGGTTGATAGCTCTTCAGTAATAGAAATAGATTTTCTTCGTTCTGACATATTTGAAGAGGTCCTGAACTACATGTACACAGCAAAGATTTCCGTGAAAAAAGAAGATGTTAATTTAATGATGTCATCAGGTCAGATTCTTGGTATCAGATTTTTGGATAAACTCTGTACTCAGAAGCGTGACGTGTCTAGTCCTGATGAAAATAATGGCCAGTCCAAAACTAAGTATTGCCTCAAAATAAATCGCCCCATTGGAGATGCTGCTGACACTCAGGATGATGATGTGGAAGAAATTGGAGATCAAGATGACAGTCCATCGGATGACACCGTAGAAGGCACCCCGCCAAGTCAGGAGGATGGCAAATCACCTACAACTACACTCAGGGTTCAGGAAGCGATCTTGAAAGAGCTGGGCAGTGAGGAAGTCCGAAAAGTGAATTGCTACGGCCAGGAAGTAGAATCCATGGAGACCCCAGAATCAAAAGATTTGGGGTCCCAGACCCCTCAAGCCTTAACATTTAATGATGGAATGAGTGAAGTGAAAGATGAACAGACACCAGGCTGGACAACTGCTACCAGTGACATGAAGTTTGAATATTTACTCTACGGCCACCATCGGGAGCAGATTGCCTGCCAGGCATGTGGTAAGACATTTTCTGACGAAGGGAGATTGAGGAAGCATGAAAAACTCCACACTGCAGACCGGCCGTTTGTGTGTGAAATGTGCACAAAGGGTTTTACCACACAGGCCCACCTGAAAGAACACCTGAAAATCCACACGGGGTATAAGCCCTACAGTTGTGAGGTGTGCGGGAAGTCATTTATTCGCGCCCCAGACCTGAAGAAGCACGAGAGAGTTCACAGTAACGAGAGACCATTCGCATGCCACATGTGTGACAAAGCCTTCAAACACAAGTCCCACCTCAAAGATCATGAACGAAGACACAGAGGGGAAAAGCCTTTTGTGTGTGGCTCGTGCACCAAGGCGTTTGCCAAGGCGTCTGACCTGAAAAGGCATGAGAACAATATGCACAGTGAGAGGAAGCAGGTGACCCCCAGTGCCATCCAGAGCGAGACGGAACAGTTGCAGGCAGCAGCAATGGCCGCCGAAGCCGAGCAGCAGCTGGAAACAATAGCCTGTAGCTAG